In Curtobacterium sp. L6-1, a genomic segment contains:
- a CDS encoding DEAD/DEAH box helicase, protein MPTEPAAIAEVAGNAAAEHLSPAFPERAAWGTASKLRAWQVEALTKYFEKEPRDFLAAATPGAGKTTFALRLATELLARGTVDRLVVVAPTEHLKRQWADAADRVNIRLDPMFKNGDGMFGRHYQGVAITYAQVGMNPDVHERITASGRTLVILDEVHHGGDALTWGDGIRQAFTKATRRLSLSGTPFRSDTAPIPFVQYAPDEQGIRTSISDYNYGYGRALKDGVVRPVLFMAYAGQMRWKTRMGDEMAASLGDAVTKDITAQAWRTALSPEGEWMPAVLSAADKRLTEVRRGVPDAGGLVIATDTTTARAYARILQRITGERPTVVLSDEAAGSSRIQSFAEDTSRWMVAVRMVSEGVDVPRLCVGVYATSASTPLFFAQVIGRFVRARRRGETASVFLPSVPGLMALAASLELERDHALDRPKDAEDGMYNPEDAMVAEANKEERASESLLDVQPFEALDSQASFDRVLYDGGEFGTGGEVGSLEELDFIGIPGLLEPDQVRDLLRARQATQAKRSKGRVVKDGTPKAPEPENRPMYLTIKEQRSELQRLVSIWSRHANEPHGAIHAELRRISGGPAVAQASIEQIQKRIDVLRSRIGGRR, encoded by the coding sequence GTGCCGACCGAACCGGCGGCCATCGCCGAGGTCGCGGGCAACGCGGCAGCGGAACACCTGTCCCCGGCGTTCCCGGAACGCGCCGCGTGGGGCACCGCCTCGAAGCTCCGCGCCTGGCAGGTCGAAGCGCTCACGAAGTACTTCGAGAAGGAGCCGCGCGACTTCCTGGCGGCGGCCACCCCCGGCGCCGGCAAGACCACCTTCGCGCTCCGACTCGCCACCGAGCTCCTCGCCCGCGGCACGGTCGACCGGCTGGTCGTCGTGGCCCCGACCGAGCACCTCAAGCGGCAGTGGGCGGACGCCGCCGACCGCGTGAACATCCGGCTCGACCCGATGTTCAAGAACGGCGACGGCATGTTCGGCCGGCACTACCAGGGCGTCGCGATCACGTACGCCCAGGTCGGCATGAACCCCGACGTGCACGAGCGGATCACCGCGAGCGGCAGGACGCTCGTCATCCTCGACGAGGTGCACCACGGCGGTGACGCCCTCACCTGGGGTGACGGCATCCGACAGGCGTTCACGAAGGCCACGCGCCGGCTCTCGCTCTCCGGGACGCCGTTCCGGTCCGACACCGCGCCGATCCCGTTCGTGCAGTACGCCCCCGACGAGCAGGGCATCCGCACGTCGATCTCCGACTACAACTACGGCTACGGCCGTGCGCTCAAGGATGGCGTCGTCCGCCCCGTGCTGTTCATGGCCTACGCCGGGCAGATGCGCTGGAAGACCCGGATGGGCGACGAGATGGCCGCCTCGCTCGGGGACGCCGTCACCAAGGACATCACCGCGCAGGCGTGGCGGACCGCGCTCTCCCCCGAGGGCGAGTGGATGCCCGCGGTGCTCTCGGCCGCGGACAAGCGCCTGACCGAGGTCCGCCGCGGCGTGCCGGACGCCGGCGGCCTGGTCATCGCGACCGACACCACGACGGCCCGGGCGTACGCACGCATCCTGCAGCGGATCACGGGGGAGCGGCCGACCGTCGTCCTCTCAGACGAAGCCGCCGGGTCGAGCCGGATCCAGTCCTTCGCCGAGGACACCTCGCGCTGGATGGTCGCCGTCCGGATGGTGTCCGAGGGCGTCGACGTCCCGCGCCTCTGCGTCGGCGTCTACGCCACGAGCGCGAGCACCCCGCTGTTCTTCGCGCAGGTCATCGGCCGCTTCGTCCGTGCCCGGCGCCGGGGCGAGACCGCCTCGGTGTTCCTGCCGAGCGTCCCCGGCCTGATGGCCCTCGCCGCGAGCCTCGAGCTCGAGCGCGACCACGCCCTCGACCGTCCGAAGGACGCCGAGGACGGCATGTACAACCCCGAGGACGCCATGGTCGCCGAGGCCAACAAGGAGGAGCGCGCCTCGGAGAGCCTGCTCGACGTGCAGCCGTTCGAGGCCCTCGACTCGCAGGCGTCCTTCGACCGGGTCCTCTACGACGGCGGCGAGTTCGGCACCGGTGGCGAGGTCGGCTCGCTCGAGGAGCTCGACTTCATCGGCATCCCCGGCCTGCTCGAACCCGACCAGGTGCGCGACCTCCTCCGCGCACGGCAGGCGACCCAGGCGAAGCGCTCGAAGGGACGCGTCGTCAAGGACGGCACACCGAAGGCGCCCGAGCCCGAGAACCGCCCGATGTACCTCACGATCAAGGAGCAGCGGTCCGAGCTGCAGCGCCTCGTGTCGATCTGGTCCCGGCACGCGAACGAGCCGCACGGCGCGATCCACGCCGAGCTCCGACGGATCAGCGGCGGGCCGGCCGTCGCGCAGGCCAGCATCGAGCAGATCCAGAAGCGGATCGACGTCCTGCGCTCCCGCATCGGCGGTCGTCGGTGA
- a CDS encoding NAD(P)/FAD-dependent oxidoreductase, producing the protein MADSIPHVLVLGGGSAGYTAVKQLQKHAATVPMRITLVDQNTYYTYLPFLPEVAGGHIAPKDVTVELRRALRKTRVIQGKVTGISSADKTVSVATAGGDDRSLGYDHLVVALGSVTRTFPTPGLDEVGIGFKTVEEAAYVRAKLLDNIAKAAATRDEDERRRLLTSIFIGGGYTGVEAIGELFDVSQAAIATYPSLAGEQPRWVLIDALDRVAPEVGPELSKWTLESLRARGIDVRLKTTMPSCEGGVVKLSDGDEFATGLLVWTAGVKPNPLLDATDLPRGPKGHLAANAKLQVEAEDTHEVVPGVWGLGDVAQVPDLTAEKQPAYYPPNAQNAVRQAVTVADNIVASITGKPLEEYRHPSIGTVASYGVAKGAANIKGIKMTNLLAWMAHRAYHVYAMPTLNRKARIVIGWVTGAVSGRDATSLIKETDPRRTFVDAAKS; encoded by the coding sequence ATGGCAGACTCCATCCCTCACGTCCTCGTCCTCGGCGGCGGCTCGGCCGGCTACACGGCCGTCAAGCAGCTGCAGAAGCACGCCGCGACGGTGCCGATGCGCATCACCCTCGTGGACCAGAACACGTACTACACGTACCTGCCGTTCCTGCCCGAGGTCGCCGGCGGCCACATCGCCCCGAAGGACGTCACCGTCGAACTCCGACGCGCGCTCCGCAAGACCCGCGTCATCCAGGGCAAGGTCACCGGGATCTCCTCGGCCGACAAGACCGTCTCGGTCGCCACGGCCGGCGGCGACGACCGCTCGCTCGGGTACGACCACCTCGTGGTCGCCCTCGGTTCGGTCACCCGCACCTTCCCGACCCCCGGCCTCGACGAGGTCGGCATCGGCTTCAAGACCGTGGAGGAGGCCGCGTACGTCCGCGCCAAGCTCCTCGACAACATCGCGAAGGCCGCTGCCACCCGCGACGAGGACGAGCGTCGCCGACTCCTCACCAGCATCTTCATCGGTGGTGGCTACACCGGCGTCGAGGCGATCGGTGAGCTGTTCGACGTCTCCCAGGCCGCCATCGCGACCTACCCGTCGCTCGCCGGTGAGCAGCCCCGCTGGGTGCTCATCGACGCGCTCGACCGCGTCGCGCCCGAGGTCGGTCCGGAGCTGTCGAAGTGGACCCTCGAGTCGCTGCGCGCCCGCGGCATCGACGTCCGCCTGAAGACCACCATGCCGAGCTGCGAGGGCGGCGTCGTCAAGCTGTCCGACGGCGACGAGTTCGCCACCGGTCTGCTCGTCTGGACGGCCGGCGTCAAGCCGAACCCGCTCCTCGACGCCACCGACCTGCCGCGCGGGCCGAAGGGCCACCTCGCCGCGAACGCCAAGCTCCAGGTCGAGGCCGAGGACACGCACGAGGTCGTCCCGGGTGTCTGGGGCCTCGGCGACGTCGCGCAGGTCCCGGACCTGACGGCCGAGAAGCAGCCGGCGTACTACCCGCCGAACGCCCAGAACGCCGTCCGTCAGGCTGTCACCGTCGCGGACAACATCGTCGCGTCGATCACCGGCAAGCCCCTCGAGGAGTACCGCCACCCGTCCATCGGCACGGTCGCCTCGTACGGTGTCGCCAAGGGCGCGGCGAACATCAAGGGCATCAAGATGACGAACCTGCTCGCGTGGATGGCGCACCGCGCGTACCACGTCTACGCGATGCCGACGCTGAACCGCAAGGCGCGCATCGTCATCGGCTGGGTCACCGGGGCCGTCTCCGGCCGCGACGCCACCTCCCTCATCAAGGAGACCGACCCGCGCCGCACCTTCGTCGACGCGGCGAAGAGCTAG
- a CDS encoding zinc-dependent alcohol dehydrogenase, whose translation MRAMTYRGPYRVRVEDKPDPRIEHPNDAVIRVERAAICGSDLHLYHGMMPDTRVGHTFGHEFIGVVEQVGSSVETLSVGDRVMVPFHISCGTCWFCARGLFTNCHNVNPNATAVGGIFGYSHTTGGYDGGQAERVRVPFADVGPQVIPDWLDAEDALMMTDALGTGYFGAQLASIREGDTVVVLGAGPVGLYAAKSAWFMGAGRVIVVDQLEYRLAKAREFAHAETINFAEVDDIVVEMKKQTDFLGADSVIDAVGAEADGNYLQHVTSAKLKLQGGSPIALNWAIDGVRKGGTVSVMGAYGPIPSAVKFGDALNKGVTIHMNQAPVKRQWPRLLEHIQAGHLKPSEIITHRIPLEHIDEAYHLFSAKLDGCIKTVIVP comes from the coding sequence ATGCGCGCCATGACCTACCGCGGCCCCTACCGGGTCCGTGTCGAGGACAAGCCCGACCCCCGGATCGAGCACCCCAACGACGCGGTGATCCGCGTCGAACGAGCCGCGATCTGCGGGTCGGACCTGCACCTCTACCACGGCATGATGCCGGACACCCGTGTCGGCCACACCTTCGGCCACGAGTTCATCGGCGTCGTCGAGCAGGTCGGCTCGTCCGTCGAGACCCTGTCGGTCGGTGACCGCGTGATGGTGCCGTTCCACATCTCGTGCGGCACCTGCTGGTTCTGCGCCCGCGGCCTGTTCACGAACTGCCACAACGTGAACCCGAACGCCACCGCGGTCGGCGGCATCTTCGGGTACTCGCACACCACCGGCGGCTACGACGGCGGCCAGGCGGAGCGCGTCCGGGTGCCGTTCGCCGACGTCGGTCCGCAGGTCATCCCGGACTGGCTCGACGCCGAGGACGCCCTCATGATGACCGACGCGCTCGGCACCGGCTACTTCGGGGCCCAGCTGGCGTCGATCCGCGAAGGGGACACCGTCGTCGTGCTCGGCGCCGGACCCGTCGGGCTGTACGCGGCGAAGTCGGCGTGGTTCATGGGTGCCGGTCGGGTCATCGTCGTCGACCAGCTCGAGTACCGGTTGGCCAAGGCCCGCGAGTTCGCGCACGCCGAGACGATCAACTTCGCCGAGGTGGACGACATCGTCGTCGAGATGAAGAAGCAGACCGACTTCCTCGGTGCGGACAGCGTCATCGACGCCGTCGGCGCCGAGGCGGACGGCAACTACCTGCAGCACGTGACGAGCGCGAAGCTCAAGCTGCAGGGCGGCTCGCCGATCGCGCTGAACTGGGCGATCGACGGTGTCCGCAAGGGCGGCACGGTGTCGGTGATGGGTGCGTACGGCCCGATCCCGAGCGCCGTGAAGTTCGGCGACGCGCTGAACAAGGGCGTCACCATCCACATGAACCAGGCACCGGTGAAGCGACAGTGGCCGCGGTTGCTCGAGCACATCCAGGCCGGCCACCTGAAGCCCAGCGAGATCATCACGCACCGGATCCCGCTCGAGCACATCGACGAGGCGTACCACCTGTTCTCGGCGAAGCTCGACGGCTGCATCAAGACGGTGATCGTGCCGTGA
- a CDS encoding M20/M25/M40 family metallo-hydrolase, with the protein MTSELERTAAIARDLIRIDTTNWGGGRSRGETEAAHYVEAALQDLGFEPQLFESEPDRVSVVARVPGRDRSKPALVVHGHLDVVPADPENWSVDPFGGEVRDGSLWGRGAVDMKNMDAMMLTALADVVERQGAPERDLVIAYFADEEAGGVLGAHHVVDTHPEVFAGATAAISEVGGYSITLGDRRAYLLQTGEKALMWVQLTARGTAAHGSHVIRDNAVTKLAAAVARIGGEEWPVRLSDTTEAMVAEVARFLGVDPVATGPDEVALATGSASRFIHAALHTTTNPTVLTAGYKHNVIPDQATALVDIRCLPGDEDAVLARVRELAGDDVEVSMTHQDVGLEQDFGGPLVDAVRDVLERHDPGAPVLPYLLSGGTDNKALSRLGIAGYGFVPLQLPAGVDFPAMFHGVDERVPLASLAFGRRVLADLLATY; encoded by the coding sequence ATGACGTCCGAGCTCGAACGCACCGCGGCGATCGCGCGGGACCTCATCCGGATCGACACCACGAACTGGGGTGGGGGCAGGTCCCGCGGCGAGACCGAGGCGGCGCACTACGTCGAGGCCGCCCTGCAGGACCTCGGGTTCGAGCCGCAGCTGTTCGAGTCCGAACCCGACCGGGTCAGCGTCGTCGCCCGTGTGCCCGGCCGCGACCGCAGCAAGCCCGCCCTCGTCGTGCACGGGCACCTCGACGTCGTCCCCGCGGACCCGGAGAACTGGTCCGTCGACCCGTTCGGCGGCGAGGTCCGAGACGGCTCGCTCTGGGGTCGTGGCGCCGTGGACATGAAGAACATGGACGCGATGATGCTCACGGCCCTCGCGGACGTCGTCGAGCGCCAAGGTGCGCCCGAACGCGACCTCGTCATCGCCTACTTCGCGGACGAGGAGGCCGGGGGAGTCCTCGGCGCCCACCACGTCGTCGACACCCACCCCGAGGTCTTCGCCGGCGCGACGGCCGCGATCAGCGAGGTCGGCGGGTACTCGATCACGCTCGGCGACCGGCGCGCCTACCTCCTGCAGACCGGCGAGAAGGCGCTCATGTGGGTGCAGCTCACCGCACGCGGGACCGCGGCCCACGGGTCGCACGTCATCCGCGACAACGCCGTCACGAAGCTCGCGGCCGCCGTGGCCCGGATCGGTGGCGAGGAGTGGCCCGTCCGCCTGTCGGACACCACCGAGGCGATGGTGGCCGAGGTCGCACGGTTCCTCGGCGTCGACCCGGTCGCCACCGGGCCGGACGAGGTCGCCCTCGCCACCGGCTCCGCGTCGCGCTTCATCCACGCCGCACTGCACACCACCACGAACCCGACCGTCCTGACCGCCGGCTACAAGCACAACGTCATCCCGGACCAGGCGACCGCGCTCGTCGACATCCGCTGCCTGCCCGGAGACGAGGACGCCGTGCTGGCCCGCGTCCGCGAACTCGCCGGTGACGACGTCGAGGTGTCGATGACCCACCAGGACGTCGGCCTCGAGCAGGACTTCGGCGGCCCCCTCGTCGACGCCGTCCGCGACGTCCTCGAGCGGCACGACCCCGGCGCCCCGGTCCTGCCCTACCTGCTGTCCGGCGGCACGGACAACAAGGCGCTCTCACGGCTCGGCATCGCCGGCTACGGCTTCGTGCCGCTGCAGCTGCCGGCCGGCGTGGACTTCCCGGCCATGTTCCACGGGGTCGACGAGCGCGTCCCGCTCGCGTCGTTGGCGTTCGGTCGCCGCGTCCTCGCGGACCTCCTCGCGACCTACTGA
- a CDS encoding undecaprenyl-diphosphate phosphatase codes for MHIFEAIFLGFVQGLTEFLPVSSSAHLRIVGLFLPDAKDPGAAFTAVTQLGTETAVLIYFWKDITRIIGRWFGALGGKVPRNDPDVRLGWLVILGTIPIGVVGLLLQDSIETTFRSLWIVAIVLIVFGVVLGVLDRVGRKVRRIEHMTFKGGILIGLAQVLALVPGVSRSGATVSMGLALGYTRPAAARFAFLLAIPAVFLSGLYEAATSLGDTGAPFGLADTLIATVVAFVVGFVVIAAFMNYISKRSFMPFVVYRILLGVVLIVLLSLGVVEP; via the coding sequence GTGCACATCTTCGAGGCGATCTTCCTCGGCTTCGTCCAGGGTCTGACCGAGTTCCTCCCGGTGTCCTCCAGCGCGCACCTGCGGATCGTGGGGCTATTCCTGCCCGATGCGAAGGACCCGGGAGCCGCGTTCACCGCGGTGACGCAGCTCGGCACCGAGACGGCCGTGCTCATCTACTTCTGGAAGGACATCACCCGGATCATCGGGCGGTGGTTCGGAGCGCTCGGCGGCAAGGTCCCGCGGAACGACCCGGACGTGCGGCTCGGGTGGCTCGTGATCCTCGGCACGATCCCGATCGGTGTCGTCGGGCTCCTGCTGCAGGACAGCATCGAGACGACGTTCCGGTCGCTCTGGATCGTCGCGATCGTGCTCATCGTGTTCGGCGTCGTCCTCGGCGTGCTCGACCGGGTCGGCCGCAAGGTCCGGCGCATCGAGCACATGACGTTCAAGGGCGGCATCCTCATCGGGCTCGCGCAGGTCCTCGCCCTCGTGCCGGGCGTCTCCCGCTCCGGCGCCACCGTGTCGATGGGGCTCGCGCTCGGCTACACCCGTCCGGCGGCGGCGCGCTTCGCGTTCCTGCTCGCGATCCCCGCGGTCTTCCTCTCCGGGCTGTACGAGGCCGCCACGAGCCTCGGCGACACCGGTGCACCGTTCGGCCTCGCCGACACCCTCATCGCGACCGTGGTGGCCTTCGTCGTGGGCTTCGTCGTCATCGCCGCGTTCATGAACTACATCAGCAAGCGGAGCTTCATGCCCTTCGTCGTGTACCGCATCCTCCTCGGTGTCGTGCTCATCGTGCTGCTCTCCCTCGGGGTGGTCGAGCCGTGA
- the mshC gene encoding cysteine--1-D-myo-inosityl 2-amino-2-deoxy-alpha-D-glucopyranoside ligase: MRAWEAPSVPEVPGSGPRPVVHDTATGKPVDPTRGADDAALYVCGITPYDATHLGHAATYLAFDTLGRVWRDAGLTVRYAQNTTDVDDPLLERAARDGVDWQELAASQIDLFRRDMEALRVLPPDDYVAVTDEVDRVAEAVAFLEETGYAYTVPTPDSDGEDLYFDVNRPTETWALGDESRLDRETMLALSAERGGDPDRPGKRDPLDPLLWRAERAGEPSWDTEIGPGRPGWHIECSVIAGDRLGLPISVQGGGSDLVFPHHEMSAGHAAALAHQPLANAFVHTGMVAYQGAKISKSLGNLVTVRGLLDDGADPRAIRLALLSHRYSDDWEWFDGSLDDAVRRLASWDAWVRDARGHEQDAADVVARLRARVADDLDTPGAVAVVDTAIAGGTAATPELVDLVDALLGIRIG; encoded by the coding sequence GTGAGGGCCTGGGAGGCGCCGTCCGTCCCGGAGGTCCCCGGTTCCGGTCCCCGCCCGGTCGTGCACGACACCGCCACCGGCAAGCCCGTCGACCCGACGCGCGGCGCCGACGACGCGGCCCTGTACGTCTGCGGCATCACCCCGTACGACGCCACGCACCTCGGCCACGCGGCCACGTACCTGGCCTTCGACACCCTCGGCCGGGTCTGGCGTGACGCCGGTCTCACCGTCCGCTACGCCCAGAACACGACCGACGTCGACGACCCGCTGCTCGAACGCGCCGCCCGTGACGGTGTCGACTGGCAGGAGCTCGCAGCGTCGCAGATCGACCTGTTCCGCCGCGACATGGAGGCCCTGCGCGTCCTGCCGCCCGACGACTACGTGGCCGTCACGGACGAGGTCGACCGGGTCGCCGAGGCCGTCGCGTTCCTCGAGGAGACCGGCTACGCGTACACGGTCCCCACGCCGGACTCCGACGGCGAGGACCTCTACTTCGACGTGAACCGGCCGACCGAGACGTGGGCGCTCGGTGACGAGAGCCGACTGGACCGCGAGACGATGCTGGCCCTGTCGGCCGAGCGCGGCGGGGACCCGGACCGACCCGGCAAGCGCGACCCGCTCGACCCGCTGCTCTGGCGTGCCGAACGTGCGGGCGAGCCGAGCTGGGACACCGAGATCGGCCCCGGCCGGCCCGGCTGGCACATCGAGTGCAGCGTCATCGCCGGCGACCGCCTCGGCCTGCCGATCAGCGTGCAGGGCGGCGGCAGCGACCTGGTGTTCCCGCACCACGAGATGAGCGCCGGACACGCGGCGGCCCTGGCACACCAGCCCCTCGCGAACGCCTTCGTGCACACCGGCATGGTCGCCTACCAGGGCGCGAAGATCTCGAAGTCCCTCGGCAACCTGGTGACGGTGCGCGGTCTGCTCGACGACGGGGCGGACCCCCGGGCGATCCGGCTCGCGCTGCTGTCCCACCGCTACTCGGACGACTGGGAGTGGTTCGACGGCTCGCTCGACGACGCCGTCCGGCGCCTCGCGTCGTGGGACGCCTGGGTGCGTGACGCCCGCGGCCACGAGCAGGACGCGGCCGACGTCGTCGCCCGGCTCCGCGCGCGGGTCGCCGACGACCTCGACACCCCCGGTGCCGTCGCGGTGGTCGACACCGCGATCGCTGGCGGCACGGCCGCCACACCCGAGCTCGTCGACCTGGTCGACGCGCTGCTCGGCATCCGCATCGGCTGA
- a CDS encoding proteasome assembly chaperone family protein has protein sequence MPQHSPFSDGRLLVVAFEGWNDAGEAASGLARRIVDALELDELREIDGERYVDYQFNRPEVGFDDDGERGVQWPRIVLHGPSAEGRPVIGATGAPSDRDVFVLVGPEPSRTWRGFCAEVIDLADVYSVDAVVFVGAMLADVPHTRPISVFVSSENAGVRAAFDVDKSTYEGPTGILGVLADAMDKAGLTTLSLWASVPHYVHNAPSPKATLSLLDKMEELTDVTVPRGTLLDDAAQWEEGIDALAADDEDMASYIGQLEQARDTVDSPEASGDAIAQEFEQYLRRREHKDGKDGGSAAGEGPWRPPQPPQ, from the coding sequence GTGCCACAGCACTCCCCCTTCAGCGACGGACGACTCCTCGTCGTCGCGTTCGAGGGCTGGAACGACGCCGGTGAGGCCGCGAGCGGTCTCGCCCGGCGCATCGTCGACGCGCTCGAGCTCGACGAACTCCGCGAGATCGACGGGGAGCGGTACGTCGACTACCAGTTCAACCGCCCCGAGGTCGGCTTCGACGACGACGGTGAACGCGGTGTGCAGTGGCCGCGGATCGTCCTGCACGGGCCGAGCGCCGAGGGCCGTCCGGTCATCGGCGCGACCGGTGCGCCGAGCGACCGCGACGTGTTCGTCCTGGTCGGCCCCGAGCCCTCCCGCACCTGGCGCGGCTTCTGTGCCGAGGTCATCGACCTGGCGGACGTCTACTCCGTCGACGCCGTCGTCTTCGTCGGCGCCATGCTCGCCGACGTGCCGCACACGCGGCCGATCTCGGTGTTCGTCTCGAGCGAGAACGCGGGCGTCCGCGCGGCGTTCGACGTCGACAAGTCCACCTACGAGGGACCGACGGGCATCCTCGGCGTCCTCGCCGACGCGATGGACAAGGCGGGCCTGACCACGCTGTCGCTCTGGGCCTCGGTGCCGCACTACGTGCACAACGCCCCCTCGCCCAAGGCCACCCTGTCGCTCCTCGACAAGATGGAGGAGCTCACCGACGTCACCGTCCCCCGTGGCACGCTCCTCGACGACGCCGCCCAGTGGGAGGAGGGCATCGACGCCCTCGCCGCCGACGACGAGGACATGGCCTCGTACATCGGCCAGCTCGAGCAGGCGCGCGACACCGTGGACTCCCCCGAGGCCTCGGGCGACGCGATCGCGCAGGAGTTCGAGCAGTACCTCCGGCGCCGCGAGCACAAGGACGGCAAGGACGGCGGGAGCGCCGCCGGCGAGGGTCCGTGGCGGCCCCCGCAGCCGCCGCAGTAA
- a CDS encoding HAD family hydrolase: MTEQPPAPVPPAAVRPAAVLWDMDGTIIDTEPIWQESQVVLTSRHGAEWTHADGLSLVGSGLERSGEILRDKGVDMEVEEIVQWMTDFVVERLQGDDLPWRPGARELVEELHDRGIPTALVTMSRRTMAMVTAEALGARGFRVVVAGDDVDRPKPHPDAYLSAAAQLGVEPTACIAVEDSVTGVASAVASGAVTVAVEHIVPVPEGAGDVHLTTLDGVTVDRLLELTGPALSARATERQGGPASDPASAPVTEGDAL; the protein is encoded by the coding sequence GTGACCGAGCAACCCCCTGCCCCCGTCCCGCCCGCGGCCGTGCGCCCCGCAGCCGTGCTGTGGGACATGGACGGCACCATCATCGACACCGAGCCGATCTGGCAGGAGTCCCAGGTGGTGCTGACCTCCCGCCACGGCGCCGAGTGGACGCACGCGGACGGGCTGTCCCTGGTGGGCAGCGGCCTCGAGCGCTCGGGCGAGATCCTCCGCGACAAGGGCGTCGACATGGAGGTCGAGGAGATCGTCCAGTGGATGACCGACTTCGTCGTCGAGCGGCTGCAGGGCGACGACCTGCCCTGGCGTCCCGGTGCCCGTGAGCTCGTCGAGGAGCTGCACGACCGCGGCATCCCGACCGCGCTCGTGACGATGTCCCGGCGGACGATGGCCATGGTCACCGCCGAGGCCCTGGGCGCCCGGGGCTTCCGGGTCGTCGTGGCCGGTGACGACGTCGACCGGCCGAAGCCGCACCCGGACGCGTACCTGTCCGCCGCCGCGCAGCTCGGGGTGGAGCCGACGGCGTGCATCGCCGTCGAGGACTCCGTCACCGGCGTCGCCTCGGCCGTCGCCTCCGGCGCCGTCACGGTGGCCGTCGAGCACATCGTGCCGGTCCCCGAGGGCGCGGGCGACGTGCACCTCACCACGCTCGACGGCGTCACCGTCGACCGCCTGCTCGAACTCACCGGCCCGGCCCTGTCGGCCCGGGCCACCGAACGCCAGGGAGGCCCGGCCTCCGACCCGGCGTCGGCTCCCGTCACCGAAGGGGACGCGCTGTGA
- a CDS encoding tRNA (adenine-N1)-methyltransferase, with the protein MPHTAGGAPHTPPRGPFRAGDRVQLTGPKGKLTTLSLEHGVVYHTHRGMLAHDDVIGQPDGSVIRASSGDEYLALRPLLNDYVMSMPRGAAIVYPKDAAQIVAFADVFPGARVVEAGVGSGALSLWLLRAIGPTGSLQSFERREEFAAIARGNVGTFLGAVPDNWSVTVGDLVEELPQAVEPQSIDRVVLDMLAPWECVDDAADALVPGGLIVCYVATVTQLSRTAEALRDTGRFTDPQSSETLVRTWHVEGLAVRPDHRMVAHTGFLVTARRLADGVVLPNLKRRAGKAEFSDEDVEAWTPGAVGERGASDKKLRKVARQAAAQARKVAAAEAGDDER; encoded by the coding sequence CTGCCGCACACCGCCGGGGGAGCGCCGCACACGCCGCCGCGCGGTCCCTTCCGTGCCGGCGACCGCGTCCAGCTCACCGGTCCGAAGGGCAAGCTGACGACGCTCTCCCTCGAGCACGGTGTCGTCTACCACACGCACCGCGGCATGCTCGCGCACGACGACGTCATCGGCCAGCCGGACGGGTCGGTCATCCGGGCGAGCTCCGGGGACGAGTACCTGGCGCTCCGGCCGCTGCTCAACGACTACGTGATGTCGATGCCCCGCGGCGCCGCGATCGTCTACCCGAAGGACGCCGCGCAGATCGTCGCGTTCGCCGACGTGTTCCCCGGCGCGCGTGTGGTCGAGGCCGGCGTGGGGTCCGGAGCGCTCTCGCTCTGGCTGCTCCGCGCGATCGGCCCGACCGGCAGCCTGCAGTCCTTCGAGCGGCGCGAGGAGTTCGCGGCGATCGCCCGCGGCAACGTCGGCACCTTCCTCGGGGCCGTCCCGGACAACTGGTCGGTGACCGTCGGCGACCTGGTCGAGGAGCTGCCGCAGGCCGTCGAGCCGCAGAGCATCGACCGGGTCGTCCTCGACATGCTCGCGCCGTGGGAGTGCGTGGACGACGCCGCCGACGCCCTCGTGCCCGGTGGGCTCATCGTCTGCTACGTCGCGACGGTGACGCAGCTGTCCCGCACCGCCGAGGCGCTGCGCGACACCGGCCGCTTCACGGACCCGCAGTCGAGCGAGACCCTCGTGCGGACCTGGCACGTGGAGGGGCTCGCCGTGCGGCCGGACCACCGCATGGTCGCGCACACCGGGTTCCTCGTCACCGCCCGCCGCCTGGCCGACGGGGTCGTCCTGCCGAACCTGAAGCGCCGTGCCGGCAAGGCCGAGTTCTCGGACGAGGACGTCGAGGCGTGGACGCCCGGCGCGGTCGGCGAACGCGGTGCGAGCGACAAGAAGCTCCGCAAGGTCGCGCGGCAGGCCGCCGCCCAGGCGCGGAAGGTCGCCGCGGCCGAAGCCGGCGACGACGAACGCTAG